The Lathyrus oleraceus cultivar Zhongwan6 chromosome 5, CAAS_Psat_ZW6_1.0, whole genome shotgun sequence genome includes the window TTTTAGGTATCTAAAGAAGAGAATCTTCAAAAGGATAACTTGATAAACCTTCTTGGTACTGAGAGTATGTTCGAATACTTGATCTATCTTTAAGATATTCAGACTTCACAAGATATCGTTAGAAACAGGTGTTATCATCATCAAAATTAAATAGTTGAATGTAATTTTCATATCAATAAAATACACCACTTTGGATCACTTTGATAGTATTTGCAAACACATGGATCCACATTTTCTCCCTTTTTTTGATGACAGCGCATCTCTCAGAGAGGTGGTAAAAGAGAGAACAAAAAGGTAAAGTTTGGAGTGGTTAAACTCCCCCCTTACATGAGTAGAGAGTATACTCTAATCCCATGAGagtatacttctccccctttCGAATAATAAAAAAGGTAGGTAATTATGCGATAAAATAATGATAAATAAGCAAGCACATAATTCACATTAATCACACATTTTTTACTTGAAAATGGAAAATATTACTTCATTGATTAATGTTGTACACACATAACACACATGCCAAAAGTTTATTGATGGTTAGACAGTGGCTAAATCAAACCAATGTTCACAATTTGAAACTCAAACTAATTTCATCTAGATCTACTGATGGTAGATTGTACAATCAACCTACTGTTTTTGAGGTGGCAACTTTAATTGTTGGTGACATTGACACGGCTGAAGAAAGGGACATTATAATGCAAGCCAAAGGGGGACAACTATAAAGAATTGATGAGTTTCATCCAGCCTATCTGGAATTCCAGTATCCATTGATATTTCCTTGTGGAGAGGATGGTTATATACCCAACATTGACCGTCGAGACCTAGACATTTTTTATGATACTCAGAGGAATCGACTTACAATACGAGAATGGATAGCATTTAAAATTCAAACAGATGTGATGAGGCAAAGACTTTGTTATCATCCAGGAGATTGTTCCAATAATTTTTGGTAGATGGTTACACAATGCTTGAAGGTGAGAGGTTGAATTGGCTGAGAAAAAATCAAAGCAAACTAAGAGTGTCAAAGTTTACAAGTTTGAGTGCAGAGAAAAATCAAATAACAGGATCAAGCACAAGGAAAATAGTCATATTACAATCGTCATATGTGCGAATTAGGAGATTTATGGATCAATTGTACTATGATGGCATGGTAATTTGTAGTAAGGTGGAACTTCTGGATCTATTCATAACATTCACCTGCAACCCAAACTAGCCTAAGATTCAAAGAGTACTTGGTCCCTTAAATTTAAAGCCACAAGATAGACCAGATATTATTGCTAGAATATTTAAGATGAAGTTTGATAGCCTTCTACCAGACGTGGCCAAGGGTGTGTTAGGCAAAGTTTTTGCATGTAAGTATTGCATTTCTACTGTACTATTCATTATAATTTAATGATTACACATAAAATATATTTTGGAtacttttgaattttgttttGAAGATATATATAAATACTTCTGAATACCTAAATAGTTTTTTCCTTTAAATATTTCTAGGtgtttaatttttttattaatagAATATCTGGATATGTACCAATTCAATTCTCATGTCTATATTTTTATTTAACAATCATTCTTATTGTCATATATGTACACAATTGAGTTTCAAAAGAGAGGCTACCACATGCACACATTCTTATTTTCTTGCATCCATCCAATAAATATCTCGGTCCAGAAGACATAGACAAAATCATATCAGCTGAAGTACCTGATCCGGTAAAACAACCAAGATTATATAACATGGTCAAGAACCACATGGTTTATGGACCTTGTGGGTTGGCAAACCAAAAGTGCCCTTGTATGAAGGATGGTAAGTTCTCAAAGTACTATCCTAAGAAATTTCAAGATGTTACAATTGTTGATCAAGATGGATACCCAGTTTATAGGAGGAGAGATCAAGGGAATACAGTTGACAAAAATGGAGCCACACTTTATAGTGGTCATGTTGTCCCTCACAACCCAAGTTTGTTGATGAAATACGAGGCACGCGTTAATATGGAGTGGTTCAATCAAAGTACTTCAATAAAATATCTTTTCAAGTACATCAACAAGGGTTTTGATAGGATTTTAGCAGTGATCGTTCCAAATAACTCTCATACAAATGGAAATATTGACGAAATCAAACAGTACATTGATTCTCGATATGTATCACCAAGCGAAGAATGCTGGAAAATCTTCTCTTACTCAATTCATGGTCGAAAACTAGCAGTTAAAAGGTTGTTTTTTCACATGGAGGGAGAAAATTGTATATACTATAAATATTATGAGCAAATTGGAAATTTCCTTCTTAAACCAAGTGTCATAGAATCAATGATTACATCTTGGTTTGTGGCAAATAGTGAGTATGAAGCAGCAAGGCAATTAACTTATGGTCAGTTTGTGTCCAAATTTGTTTATGATAGGAGGAAAAGGTGTTGGAAACCACGAAAAAGAGGTTACACAATTGTCCGACTAATTTGGGTCCCACCAACAACCGGAGAATTGTAATATATGAGGATGTTGTTGACTGTTAAGAAATGACCAACTTGTTATGATGATTTAAAGACAATTGAGTGTTTTAAACACAATTCATTTAGAGACGCATGTTTTATGATGAGCTTTCTACAAGATGACAAATAGTTCATTGAGGCAATAAAAGAGGCATACAAGTGGGGTTCTGGAGTATCTTTGAGTAAGCTTTTTGTTACAATGTTGTTATCAGCTTCAACGAATCGACCTGAGCATGTTTGGCGTAATAGTTGGATATACTTATCCAATGGCATTCTATACGAACAAAGAAGATTGACACAAAATCCAGGTTATAACAATTGTTTACTAAAGTTTTTGTACTATATACTCTATTTTGTTTAGGGCATTTTTCTATTGCAGATGTTTTTGTATATCTTATCttaactttactttaatgtcTATTAATTATTGACTATTTGTTGTGTACATATTACTATAGACTAACATTATCACACAATAACATATGTATAGACTTATATTTATTTCATCCTTAATTTATTTAGCATTCTATATATTAAAAATTTGTGTCAACTTATTCAGATTTTGACATTTTTTGTAGACTTAAATTTGTCTAATGAAGATATCCAACAACTTGTTAATAGAAATTGAGAAGCAGCTTCCAAAAAACAGAAGAACTTTGAAAGAATTTTAGCCAATACCATATCCATCAAATTATGTCATTGACTTTCTTGAAAATAGATTGATATATGATGAAAGACAATATGACATTTCGGCTCAAGAAGAAATCTACCCAAATTTGTTTCAATCCTTAACAGGTATTGATATTTCATATTTATGCActtttcaaatatatttttatttcaattttattaCATTCATTATGAAGTATTTTCATGTTTATCACATCCAATGCTCATGCTTTACATGAATTCTATTTCTATGTCCCTTTTATGTATTTACAAGCTTATATTGCATACACATTTTTATGAGTTATTCACAATTCCATTGAGAATATGTTATTTCTTATTGTAGATGAACAACTTAGCATTTTCAGAGAAATTATGCAAGATGTCACAAATCAAAATGGTGGAGTATTTTTTATGTGGTTATGGTGGCACCAGGAAAACTTTCATGTGGAACACACTTTCTGCGGCTCTTCGTTGCAAAGGAGATATTGTGTTGAATATGGCATCAAGCGGAATAGCAATTTTATTGTTACCTGGAGGGAGAACTGCACATTCCAAATTCAAAATTTCAATACCGTGTCTAGAATCTTCTATATGTAACATTGAGAAGAAATCTGATTTATCTAATCTCTTGAAAGTAACAAAACTCATTATATGGGATGAAGCGTCTatagaaaataaattttattttgaagctcTTTACAAGTCATTGAAGGATATAATGATTGATGGCAGTGGTGAATGTAACCAGATTTTTGGAGGTAAAGTTGTCATATTTGGGGGAGACTTCAGACAAATTCTTCCTGTTGTACCAAGAGGAACTAGGTCTGATTGTGCATGCTACAACAAATGCCTCATATATTCGGGATCATTGCAAAGTTCTTAATCTTACAAAAAATATGCGGTTGAAAAGTGGCTTAAATTTAGTCAATTCTGAAGAAATACGACTCTTCTCAGAATAGATTTTAGAAGTGGGAAACAGAAAACTCTCTGAATCCAATGATGGATATGCTGAGATACTTATTCCAAAAGACTTACTCATTCAATATTTTGTGTATCTAATTGAAGCTATTGTTACAAGTACTTATCCAAATCTTATTTAAAACTACACAAATTCAGATTTTCTTCAATATAAAGCTATTCTTGCATCAACTATTAAAATAGTCGATGATATTAATGACTATATTACAAATCTTCTTCCAAGTATATCTTCATTCATATTAATACTATTTTTAAAGTTCCATTATATATATAGTGCATGTATTAGAAATAGTACATTTATATTTTGAATATAATTTACTGTCATTCATTTGTCAATTGGAATAGAAGACTATAAACAATAGTGCAGGTAATAGAAAATAAAGGAAACATTTATTTTAACATTTATATTTGGAATATAACTTACTATCATTATTTTTAACATTTTAACATAATTGACCATATAACCATTGTTAAATATATTATAATGCATGTATCCCTTATCAAGGATAGTATCTATGCTACATGCAGCCACATAAATGATACATGtcatttctttttcaattttGGTCAACAGCAACAGCATGTATCCCTTATAAATGATAGTAGTTTTGCTACATGCATCCGCATAAATATCACACAGCAGCCTCAATAAATACATTTTAATGCATCACATTTTCAATATTAACTAGtacatgcatttgcatcatgTTTTCATAATTCTATTCCGTATTAACTACTACATGCATTTTCAGTATTAATTAACACATGCATTAACATCATTCCTGAATGCAACTTTGATACAAATTATAATGGTATAGAAAATCTTTATTGTCATGTCTTTATAGTTCCATTACTCATTTTTTATGTAGGTGACTGCAAAGAATATTTGAGCAGTGATTCAATTGATAGATCAGATGCTAACGACAATGATGCTTTTGAGCATTTGACATTAGAATTTTTGAGTTGACTAAAAAATTCTGGATTGCCAAACCACTCCATTAAATTGAAAGTTGACACAACCATCATGTTGATAAGGAATTTGGATCAACCAGAAGGGCTTTGCAATGGTACGAGATTGGGAGTTACTAGATTGGCCAACCATGCGattgaaaatattgaaaacaCTATTTACATCCCAAAAATGTCTTTGTCTCCTTCTCAATTTTCATGGTCATTCAAACTTATTAGACGACAATTCTCAATTATAGTGTCATTTGCTATGACAATCAATAAATCTCATGGTCAATCATTAGACTATGTGGATTTATATTTGCTCAGGTACAACTTTTTTTTATTCTATATATTACTAATTTTATGGAAATTGAAAATTTTGCCAAAGAAAAGTAAAGCATAAATGCTACTGTGTACGGATACGGTCTCATAATTGCAATGTCAATATAGcattccttttattttatttcataACAATAATTGAGTTTTCAGTGCTTCCTCTGTCATAATTTCTGAGGCGACAATTACAGACTGTTTGGCATTGATAGCTTTCACAGTGAATGGGTTGAATCCAGTCATTTTGATCACATGTTCGTATGTGCCATCATCACCATGTCTAACATTAACCCTACATCATCATACTTGTTCTGTTTTCACTTTTCCACTATAATTACTTTTCCATTTTCTTTAGTATAGCTTCCCTACAACTTTTTAAGATTTGGATGCACTCTTCATCCCCCAATCATGCAAAACCCACTCCAATTAATAATTCAATCAAATCAGGACCAAATCTAACACTATTTAGTAGTACTAGTATAACTAATTAACAGAGAATAACGTAAAGTAATTAATGAGTTTTTCACAGTCGAAGTAATTTTAACATTCTTACGTTTGAATCCGACAAACATACCTTAAAAATGACAGCATCGGCTTTGGGAACAGTTGTAAACATGTCACCTGCGACATGTTCTACCCCATCACACTTTGGAGCCACATCAATGACGTGTGGAAGATCAAAGTTAATTCCTCGAATCCAAGGAAAAGCCTTAACAAGGATGCTCAAGGACGTACCTCCAAATTTCAACTTGAGCTGCTgcttcttctttttcttcatcTTCCTTCTCCCATGTTACCTCACTTAGTATTTTCCCCATTTTTGGCTAAATAAGTTAATTACTATGATGGTGATATTTTGGCTGAAATTAGGAACCTTGATTTATAGAAGTTAGTAACATATTATGgatcatttaaaaaaaaaacatacTAATAAACATCACAGACAACCTTTAATTAGAACATGAGCTTGTTTTTTCTTTTGGCTTAAATATAATTTTGGCAAAGGTGTGCTTAAGTCACTTTAGAATGCGAGCTTGTTTTTTTTTTCTCAAATATAATTCTTTTGGCTCCAATATAACCTCAATCAATTATTTTTGCAGATGGTGAATGTGACACCTTGTGTTTGATGTGTTCTTCCACTTTCTCGCGACatttgtgtttctcttattcATGCACACACTTTTGCCTTCGATCATGTCTCCATGAAGATAATTATTTTAGTTAGTTGCACTACAAACATAAAACATGAGTTGGAAACATGTTGAATTGTCAAGTTTCCACGTACATTTGGCTTATTATGTCCCTCCTATGATCTTTAGTGGACTTGAGAAAAATTTCCAGTCGCATATATATTCAACTATTTCTAATTATGAATTTCCTTCATTTGACTATATGAGATTTGACTAAAATTTAATTTGATTGATTGTGGTGCTTGACTAATTAATACGGAGTAACGtataattttttatatatactttaacTAGAATAATTTTAGGTGTAAAAAAAATACTTCATTGTATCACATTTTCGTTAACCTAAGCGGAAAGATCCTATAGGGCGTCTTTGATGGATATGAGTATATCTTTGGTTCCTAGATGGGCACTTATAATATGATGGATAGGATCAAATTGTGTTTTGGAGAAATTTTTGTAAGTACTTTAACAAGCATTACTTCGTCCATAGTGGTCGTGGAGGGATTTCCTATTAACTCTTTCACCTAAGATCATACTTTTGTTATTGTCTTAAAAAATGACTTATGCACATCTATTTCTTATAACATCGATGTATATAGAAGCATCACTTGTCATGTGTCTTGAGTAGTTACTATCTAAGAACTATTTTTTTGTGATCGTCAGAATTTCCTACAACATTTTAACAAAGTAATTTAGGTCTCTAACTTGTGTAGAGTCTTCGGAGGTTAGTGGCACAAATGAGACCTTTATGCACTCATATCatttgtctttttgaaatttcACCCATATCatttgtctttttgaaattttaactTTTCTAACGAGAAAATGAAGCGCACTTGTGATTCTATATGTTTAATAGGTGTAACAAACTTTGATGATGACAAATAGAATCAAAGAAAATTATCATTAACATCaattaataaataataatgaTTAAATAAAATCAAAAGGAGATAAGTTTACGATGATTGTCTTAAAAGATTCAAATGCTAAAAAACAACAATGACAAAGAGACTTATATGCTAAAAAGACACCATCTTATCCTATACCCTTCTAGGATTAAAATTATCTTGAATGTGCATATCTCAAAATAATAAAGTCATACACAcaaaatttatttttcaaaacttcatctATTTTTTTAATCTCTTTTGAAAACGACTTTAGATTGAGCTAAACCTTTTTAAACCACACTATAATTGATTATGAAGTATATATAATTAGCTAAGTACATAAATTCAACCTATAATTGATTATGGAACTTTCTCAATCAATTATGAAGCAAAATGTAATTGATTATGGAGACCTAATAAACCGTTATTCTTATGTGATTCATCAGAATTTTCCATTTTGATCGATAATAACCAATTACAGTCATAACCTAGTCAATTATGAACTGGATTCAAGCTTTCCAAAGTTTCTATTTTAGTCTAAATCTTTTACCATAAAAGGAAGGATTGTGTTCATTTGAAAAAACACAAGATTTCAGAAAAATACTTTATCCTTTACTCTGACGTTGTCCGTATTTGTATACTTTGAGAGAATAAACACCTTATTCAGAATTCTTGTGTAACTGTTTCTATACTATTGTGATATGGAAATGTAAATCAAGAGCTTGGGGTAAGAAGGTCAAAGATTTATCATGTGTTAATTAAAAGTAGGGGTGAGAATAGGCAGGGTTGGGTTGAGCTACGCTTTGTCAAGTCTAAGCTTGATCAGCTAAGAAAACCAAAGCATAAGTCTGACATGTATCTTGTGATAGGCTTATATTTAAGCCTAATTATGGCATTTTCGAAAGTCAGGTTGGTCTGTTAGCCTACTTAAACGCTTATTTTATTTAGACATGTGTATATAAGTCATTTAAATAATGTTTAAATAGACTAACAAATTAAAGGATCTATAAGACTAAAAAAAATGTTTGCATTGACTTTTCTGAGTTTACCAAATAGTTTAAGTTTTATGAGATTATTTTTTTTAGAGAACTTATGAAAACAACTTAAGACATTGTTCTTAAGGTGTTTTCAGCTTTTTTTCATAAGATCTTTAAGATAACTAATAATTATAAAATTATTcaaatttatttaaataaaaagGAATGATAGGCTTAAAAAGATTTTTTTATGAAATGAGTCCTACCATTTTTAACTAAATCTTATAAAAAATATATGTCTTTTCTAATTAAAAAAACTGGTCTAACTTAGGTCTTTGTAGGATAGGTCGTAGACCCCTGTTCGTTAGTCTGACATATTTCTACCCTTAGTTAAGAGTTATGCGGTAGTGAAAATATCAATGAGCAGTCCCTGGGAACCTAGAGCAAGCCTCATGATTTTGGATTGACCGAATATAATTTTTGTGGGTTCATCCTTTGTCTTTTAATTATAATTCTCTTCTTCTACTACTTTTTTAAAATTAACTTTAAAATTGGGTTAAATCTGTGTCTCCCGCCTAACTCTTATTTAAAGACTAATTGTCTCAAAAGATATGATCAAATGATTCCTTGAACAAACCATCATATTTCAATGATTAAGGGTTCTTATTGGAAGGAGAAAAAATATTATTAAAGGGGTGTCTTGTGATAGTTAAGAGGTTGTGAAAAATGATCAATTTGTTTCCACAAATCAAGTTAATGATTTGGTGGAAAATGAACCTAGAGGCTTATAAACAATAGGGAATAAAGAAAAAGTGCAGTGCAGTTTGAAAGTTAAAACTATCATCACTATCGCTTTAGGTATTGATGAACTTTTTGTTGTATCACACTAAAACTGTAAAGAAATGTAGGACACCCATCAAATAACTCATGAAGGTTCAATCGATGTAAAAAATGAGCTAGTATGAAAATATTAACCTATGAGTAAGAACTATTTAGAATGAAACCTGGAAAAAAAATATTGAAGATAATGGAAAAAGTTTCATTCATATTGTTATTCATTTAAAAACTTTAAGCAAAACTTTTCAAAACAAATTGCTTAGTTGATTAAACATTTTTTACAACCTAAAGTCATTGTGATTTTTAAATATAAAAACTTATCTTCTATGGATTTGACTAATATGTTTGGTAAATTTCAAAAACATGAGATGAGCTAAATAATGAGCACAACTGTATAGTTATCTTGCCTTCGTCGTCGACCTTCATCCCAAATCTCACCGGATCGTTGATTATGTTGTTAAGGTATTGACATGTTGCATATCGAATTCTTCTTGCATCTTCCGATTGTCCATTTGTTACTTTGCAAACAGTTTGTTCGTTAGCGTCTTGAACACATATTTGGCTCTTCAATTCATTCCAGACCGTCTTTGGAGGCGTTAAGTCTATGATATGATACATCACATTCTCTAAAACACATAAACTTACCAATTATACAACCTTCTCTGCAACTTCAACCAATCGACGTCTGTTGTGTCTATCATTTTTCTTCACGCATGTTTACTTTGTTGAGCCAACCGATCATTAATCCTTTGCTACCATTATTCAAAATTGCATGTTTCATCAAACTTTGTCACTTTGAATTTTGCACCAAAGTTAGTCATTAGATACCAATCGTCAAAACATCGACTAGTAACAAAAGAGATAATACAAACGCAAATCCCAAATAATAAACATGATATTTGTTCATGTAGTTATTTGAATGAATTAGAAGATCATTGGAATTCAAGTGTTTGCTGGGGTTTAGTCTACTGTCAACTAGAAATAGAGAAAAAAGTTGAATATAGAAAAGAAAATATCCATATTTTCATTGTCTTTAAAATTTTAGGTGGAGAAGTGGCGTCAAGATCTCTTAGGATCTTGAGCATTTAATTCATTATTATACTTTATGATCCTCGAACTTTttaacaagtggtatcagagtctAGATTTGATTCGATGGGAGAGCAAGAGTCTAGATTTGATTCGGTGGGAGAGCAGGAATCAAATCATAGTGTGGATCAAGTCTAATTTTTGACTCGATGGGAGAGCAGGAATCAAATCATTGCAGATAAATTATGACAAATAGCCCAATTTTTAAATGGGAAAAATATATTTCAAAAGCTCAGATTGGAAATTAAAAATAGTCTAAAATAGCTCAACTTTTAGTTATAAATGAGTCATAAATACCCCATTTTGAAATTAACAAATATGTCAAAAAGAATAgattaattttaaaaataaaattctCAAATATGACAAATAAGCTAAAGTTTAAAACATACCAGTTAGTTCAATCCAAAAATAAATGAACCAATATGAACCGAACGCAAAAAAATCAATAATTTTTTTGATTGTATTGGGCTTGCGTACTTCACCAATGGGTTGGGTCATACAATCTTGTCATAATCTAATGATCTTTAACTTGCATGCAGAGCATTGAACTTATTCGAGTCTAAGGATAAATTAAGGGTTACAAAATTGAACCAGTTAAAATTTGTAGTCAGGTCAAGACTATAGCAAGCACAGCAATGATATTGATAGTTATCAAAAAAGGCTACGAGAAAGATAATGCAAAAATACTAGATGAACTGGGTTTTGACACTAGGCAACCAAAAGAATTAAGAATGTAAGGATGAAAACTTGACATTTGACTGTATGATACCGCATTGTACATTCAATACCTCATTACATGTCTGGAAAAATGGTATACAATATGTGGCAATTGCCTTTACACTCACCTGCAATGATGTATCTCTTACTCTTCTAAATTTCATAACTCAATTTCTTTCATAAAACAAAATGTATGCCTCACATCGAAGAACTTCATCAAGGGAAACTTCACGCACGTAAGCATCACTCGCATGATACCACATGGAATTCACATTCTCGTTTTCTTTATGATCGACCTTCTCTCTGTTCTTCTGGCCCCCTCTAACATAAGCAACATAATGACCCCCTCTCATGGTTCCCGAGTGCTCCACTATACCAACCAACTGGTATTCATACTTCTCTTCATTTATACACCTTTTACAACAGAATTGGGAGTGAATCACATGCCAGTGGACCAATACAGATGAATAAAGATAATCAGTGAAGTCTAAGGTAAAACTGAATTCAGAAATCTGAATTGTACACGATGATTTTCAAAACAGTTACTAATTTCCTACAGATGAACTAGGCAATTATAAGTTGTTCAAACTTCAAAAAGAAACTAGCAAGTAAAAACATACCTGGGATCCATATAGGGTCTAAGATCCAATGTTTCTCTGAAGTCGACATGACCATTTAATTTACTTAAGCGGCCACGGGCATCTTGGCTGAATCTCTTTAGATGAATGGTCAAAACAGGCGGGGCTTTATATATGAGGACTCTCTTAGTTGCATCCCTATTCACTCTCATGCTTTCTAACTCGGTCTCTTTGTCGCTGCTTTCTTCTGAGTCATTGTCATCATTATTGAACATTGGAGAATCTCGTTGGACATTTCCAGAAGTACAAGAATCAGCAGCTGAATCACTGCAGCTTTCTTCCTTGCAAGCTTGTTGTAAAGATGAAGACTGTAATTCACCATTATGCAGCTCTGTGTCATGCTGAACATGTGAAACTGAGCTTTCTACATTCTTGTCACTTTTAATATCTCCATTTCCTCTACTACTGACTTTTAAAGTACACGAACACGAGTTAGATGCATGATTTGATTCATCATGACTACCACTCGCATATAGATCAGACAGAATTCTTGCCTGCTTTTTCGATTTCTTCTTTTGACGTTGGAGGATTTTTGAACAGTTCTCACAATGCCAAGCATTTTCATCTGAAAGAAGCTCCGGTTTTATAAAATGTGCTAAGCAACTCTCTACAGAGACTGGAGAATCTGTATCATCTACTTCATCTGGATCAGATTCACTGTTGCTTCTAATTAATATAACAGCTTCCACATCACCGGATGAAGAAGGTCTGGGAGCAGGCCCAGCAACAACTTCAGGTTCATTAAATAAGCCACCAAAGCCATCAAACTCCGATTCTTCTGGACCACCACCCAAAAAAGATGAGGAGCCCTCaccatctcttcccatgatgtcCCCGACTGAGGAACTTTCTTCTTTGTATGGGAGTAACAGGACTTCTGAATTTTGAACTTGTATAGGAGCCTCGTCTTCCCACACATCTGATGAAGAAAAATCAGGTCTTAGGTTTTGATACTCCTGAGGGAAACAAACAGGACCACTGGTTTCACAACTAGCTTGTTCAGGAAATACAGTCATTCGTTCATCCTTGTTCTCAGACTCCTGTACCTCCGGTGCATCTTCCTTCTGAGATATTGAAGCATTTTCACCTATCACAGTTTCAGCTTCTACATAATCCAACCACACAAAATAATCTGATGAACCAGTTGTTTTATTTGCAACATTGTCAAGAAGCACTTCCATTTGTTGAGACTCTCCCACAGTAACCAAATTAAGTGGAGACAAGTCCTCTTTCTTGGCCACGCTGCTTATTTCTTCAGAGCCTAATACCGTACAAACAGCAGAAGAAACCACTATTTCTCCAGATACTGATATGATAGACTGATCAGGGCATGATGATTCATGGCTCGATGATTGGCTAGGTACATTTTGAACAGGTAAGGGATCAGCATCCCTGTTAACTTTGACTCGAGACTTTCCTAGTCTTTTTGGTGGAAGTTTAGTCTTTTTGGATCTGGGTACTTGTTGAGCCTTCCGAGACGACGGAGGTTTC containing:
- the LOC127083212 gene encoding ubiquitin carboxyl-terminal hydrolase 2 — translated: MGKKTKKKNPSLVKSGVAVPLLPKNVKESDNPTIESVDEGVSVAKERNSCPHLVKGVQLDILSHKIESSRSIRCEDCRVGAADRRSGKGKGKHAKKKGGASLESKSDTKSIWVCLECGYYTCGGVGLPTAPHCHAVGHSRRTRHPLMVNSEKPQLCWCFPCNMLIHVDKIEKTDETSYFLPDVVKLLKGRSLEKSSVGIEDVSVGGGSVTAEIKSGSLSVSDLQGQGGYVVRGMVNLGNTCFFNSIMQNLLAMNKLRDDFLKIDAPFGPLTSSLKKLFTETNPESGFRNIINPRSFFGCVCSKSPQFRGYQQHDSHELLRCLLDGLSTEELAGRKQNGTLKRDGTSSNTLVDALFGGQISSTVCCNECRHSSTVYEPFLDLSLSVPTKKPPSSRKAQQVPRSKKTKLPPKRLGKSRVKVNRDADPLPVQNVPSQSSSHESSCPDQSIISVSGEIVVSSAVCTVLGSEEISSVAKKEDLSPLNLVTVGESQQMEVLLDNVANKTTGSSDYFVWLDYVEAETVIGENASISQKEDAPEVQESENKDERMTVFPEQASCETSGPVCFPQEYQNLRPDFSSSDVWEDEAPIQVQNSEVLLLPYKEESSSVGDIMGRDGEGSSSFLGGGPEESEFDGFGGLFNEPEVVAGPAPRPSSSGDVEAVILIRSNSESDPDEVDDTDSPVSVESCLAHFIKPELLSDENAWHCENCSKILQRQKKKSKKQARILSDLYASGSHDESNHASNSCSCTLKVSSRGNGDIKSDKNVESSVSHVQHDTELHNGELQSSSLQQACKEESCSDSAADSCTSGNVQRDSPMFNNDDNDSEESSDKETELESMRVNRDATKRVLIYKAPPVLTIHLKRFSQDARGRLSKLNGHVDFRETLDLRPYMDPRCINEEKYEYQLVGIVEHSGTMRGGHYVAYVRGGQKNREKVDHKENENVNSMWYHASDAYVREVSLDEVLRCEAYILFYERN